Proteins encoded within one genomic window of Dyadobacter chenhuakuii:
- a CDS encoding (2Fe-2S)-binding protein, whose protein sequence is MALFKLSINNRAYDADVERDTPLLWVLRDNLGLVGTKYGCGIAQCGACTVHIDGKAVRSCVLPVSAVGKAKVTTIEGLSEKGDHPVQQAWDEVDVAQCGYCQAGQIMTAAALLKEKPKPTEEEIVSTMSGNICRCGTYHRIREAVKVAASKTN, encoded by the coding sequence ATGGCGTTATTTAAACTTTCAATTAACAACCGCGCTTACGATGCGGATGTGGAGCGGGACACTCCGCTTTTGTGGGTGCTCCGCGATAATCTCGGACTTGTAGGCACCAAATACGGCTGCGGGATTGCACAATGTGGTGCATGCACCGTTCACATAGATGGTAAAGCGGTGCGCTCTTGCGTGCTGCCCGTTTCAGCTGTTGGAAAAGCAAAAGTGACCACCATTGAAGGACTTTCAGAGAAAGGCGATCATCCGGTTCAGCAGGCCTGGGACGAGGTGGACGTGGCACAATGCGGTTACTGTCAGGCTGGCCAGATTATGACGGCTGCTGCATTGCTCAAAGAAAAACCAAAGCCTACCGAAGAAGAAATCGTCTCCACCATGAGCGGCAACATTTGCCGTTGCGGCACTTACCACCGCATTCGTGAAGCAGTGAAAGTAGCAGCATCCAAAACCAACTGA
- a CDS encoding DUF3467 domain-containing protein — protein MEDNTKENEQQINVELSEEMAEGVYSNLAMIAHSNSEFILDFIRLMPGVPRAKVKARIIITPEHAKRLIAALQDNIQKYEDQYGQIQSSQDNEPSFNFPISFGGPGGEA, from the coding sequence ATGGAAGATAACACAAAAGAAAACGAACAGCAGATCAATGTAGAATTGTCAGAGGAAATGGCCGAAGGAGTTTATTCCAACTTGGCGATGATCGCACATTCAAACAGCGAGTTTATCCTTGATTTTATTCGCTTAATGCCTGGCGTTCCCCGCGCAAAAGTAAAGGCACGGATCATTATCACGCCGGAACACGCAAAACGCCTCATCGCAGCATTACAGGACAATATTCAAAAATACGAAGACCAATACGGCCAGATCCAAAGCTCACAGGATAACGAGCCATCATTTAATTTTCCAATCAGTTTCGGAGGGCCAGGCGGCGAAGCATAA
- a CDS encoding xanthine dehydrogenase family protein molybdopterin-binding subunit yields the protein MQTLEQTSRRNFMKIAAAAGGGLFLGFHWTNSTALPVVVDAKSIAAGSINFNSYLSIGTDNIITIVSPNPEIGQGIKTAFPMVVAEELDADWKQVKTVQGNLDTGIFERQVTGGSGAVPHSWERLRKAGATARYLLIEAAATKWNVPAAELTTENGKVLHKTSGKSATYGELAEAASKLTAPTEIKLKNEKDFKLIGQSVRNVDNHNIATGKPLFGLDFYKEGMLFALIQRPKAFGLKLKSVDSAAAKAMPGIVDVVTFENSVAVVGKSTWQVKKAKDVLKIEYEKAAELESTADHNRIFSQLMDNGEATVRRKDGDVDAAFKNAAKVIKAEYQCPFLPHSPLEPMNFFAHVREDGVELVGPTQTPERARTEVSKITGIASEKITVEITRQGGGFGRRLSADFVIEAAHVSKLVKAPVKVVWTREDDMTGGTYRPAVRYRFEAALDKDGTMIGYKLRGVGMNSGNSTREDNFPSGSVDNLLIDSVEHKSPITTGPWRAPITNFLAYAEQSFLDEVAEAAGKDPVAFRLELLEKAKKSPVNAVKYDVDRMIAVVKMAAEKSNWGKKKGVYQGFSVYFSHRSYVAQVGEIVMQKGKPVLKNVIAAVDCGIVINQSGSLQQVRGGVVDGLGHAMYGNMTFKDGAPDQTNFNGFRLIRMNEIPEVDVHFVNNGISPTGLGEPALPPAGAAMANAFYKATKQRLRNQPFVNEEAFKGIS from the coding sequence ATGCAGACATTAGAACAAACTTCGAGGCGCAATTTTATGAAAATTGCGGCCGCAGCAGGTGGTGGACTGTTTTTGGGTTTCCATTGGACCAACTCCACTGCGCTTCCTGTGGTTGTAGATGCGAAAAGCATTGCCGCCGGCTCGATAAATTTTAACAGTTATTTGTCAATTGGCACAGATAACATCATTACTATTGTCTCGCCTAACCCGGAAATCGGTCAAGGAATAAAAACAGCATTTCCAATGGTCGTTGCCGAAGAACTGGATGCGGATTGGAAACAGGTGAAAACCGTTCAGGGAAATCTGGATACAGGAATTTTTGAAAGGCAAGTTACTGGCGGAAGCGGCGCAGTGCCACATTCCTGGGAACGCCTGCGCAAAGCAGGAGCAACCGCTCGCTATCTTTTGATAGAGGCAGCCGCAACAAAATGGAATGTTCCCGCTGCTGAGCTAACCACTGAAAATGGTAAAGTCCTGCATAAAACCTCAGGTAAATCTGCCACATATGGCGAACTGGCAGAAGCAGCTTCGAAACTGACTGCACCAACGGAGATCAAATTAAAGAATGAAAAAGATTTCAAGCTGATCGGACAATCCGTTCGTAATGTTGATAACCATAATATAGCCACGGGCAAGCCACTTTTCGGACTTGATTTTTACAAGGAGGGAATGCTGTTCGCCTTGATCCAGCGGCCAAAAGCATTTGGATTAAAATTGAAATCGGTCGATTCCGCAGCAGCCAAGGCTATGCCCGGCATTGTGGATGTAGTAACATTTGAAAACAGCGTTGCCGTTGTGGGTAAATCAACCTGGCAGGTGAAAAAGGCCAAAGACGTTTTGAAAATCGAATATGAGAAAGCAGCAGAACTCGAAAGTACTGCCGATCATAATCGCATTTTTTCTCAGTTGATGGACAATGGCGAAGCAACCGTAAGGCGCAAAGACGGCGACGTGGATGCAGCATTCAAAAATGCTGCAAAAGTCATCAAAGCCGAGTATCAATGCCCGTTCCTGCCGCACAGCCCATTGGAACCCATGAACTTCTTTGCGCACGTGCGTGAGGACGGCGTAGAACTCGTGGGCCCGACGCAAACGCCCGAGCGCGCGCGTACGGAAGTATCGAAAATCACCGGCATAGCATCCGAAAAAATAACGGTCGAAATCACCCGTCAGGGCGGTGGATTTGGTCGGAGGCTTTCAGCAGACTTTGTAATTGAGGCCGCACACGTTTCCAAGCTCGTGAAAGCGCCGGTAAAAGTGGTGTGGACGCGGGAAGATGATATGACAGGCGGCACTTACCGCCCCGCAGTGCGTTACCGCTTCGAAGCCGCATTGGACAAAGACGGAACCATGATCGGTTATAAGCTGCGTGGTGTCGGCATGAACTCCGGAAATTCAACAAGGGAAGACAATTTCCCGTCCGGATCCGTAGACAACTTGCTAATAGACTCTGTTGAGCACAAATCCCCGATCACAACGGGTCCATGGCGTGCGCCAATTACCAATTTCCTGGCTTATGCAGAACAATCCTTCCTGGACGAAGTTGCTGAGGCAGCAGGCAAGGATCCGGTTGCATTCCGACTGGAATTGCTTGAAAAAGCGAAAAAGTCACCCGTTAATGCGGTTAAATATGATGTGGACAGAATGATCGCTGTGGTAAAAATGGCGGCTGAGAAAAGTAACTGGGGCAAAAAGAAAGGCGTTTACCAAGGATTCAGCGTTTATTTTTCTCACAGATCTTACGTAGCGCAAGTAGGTGAGATCGTCATGCAGAAAGGCAAGCCGGTTCTTAAAAATGTGATTGCAGCAGTCGATTGCGGCATTGTAATTAACCAAAGCGGATCTTTGCAGCAGGTTAGGGGCGGTGTTGTAGATGGCCTGGGCCACGCAATGTATGGTAACATGACATTCAAGGACGGCGCACCGGATCAGACCAACTTCAATGGTTTCCGCCTGATCAGGATGAACGAAATCCCGGAAGTGGATGTGCATTTTGTCAACAACGGCATATCTCCCACAGGTTTGGGCGAACCGGCATTGCCGCCTGCTGGCGCTGCTATGGCCAATGCCTTTTATAAAGCAACAAAACAGCGCTTGCGCAACCAGCCTTTTGTAAACGAGGAAGCTTTCAAAGGCATTTCTTAA